Proteins found in one Miscanthus floridulus cultivar M001 chromosome 4, ASM1932011v1, whole genome shotgun sequence genomic segment:
- the LOC136547949 gene encoding uncharacterized protein, whose translation MEPPPHRPPALPEEIVEEILVRFPPEDPASLVRAVLVCKPWDRGGSVARFIRTSSFRPPQTDYRRWRVLDARHGRVLLRNVNFGAPDGFVVWDPVIDERQEIPPKPLPSCTGTWQLCSAQPQALATTSPDCRHQHTAIVYLLIGGWHLEPAHWIDLKSILKYDLAHRKFL comes from the exons ATGGAGCCGCCGCCGCACCGTCCGCCCGCGCTGCCGGAGGAGATCGTGGAGGAGATCCTCGTACGATTCCCACCGGAAGACCCGGCAAGCCTCGTCCGCGCCGTCCTCGTCTGCAAGCCCTG GGACCGTGGTGGCTCCGTGGCCCGCTTCATCCGTACCTCATCCTTCCGACCGCCCCAGACCGACTACCGCCGCTGGCGTGTTCTCGACGCCCGCCACGGCCGTGTCCTCCTCCGCAACGTGAATTTTGGGGCCCCTGATGGCTTCGTCGTCTGGGATCCCGTGATAGACGAGCGACAGGAAATTCCGCCGAAGCCGCTGCCCTCTTGCACTGGCACCTGGCAGCTGTGCTCTGCGCAGCCGCAGGCGCTTGCGACCACCTCTCCTGACTGTCGGCATCAACACACTGCGATTGTGTATCTACTCATCGGAGGCTGGCACCTGGAGCCAGCACACTG GATTGATTTGAAAAGCATTCTCAAGTATGATTTGGCACACAGGAAATTTCTGTGA